From Ictidomys tridecemlineatus isolate mIctTri1 chromosome 2, mIctTri1.hap1, whole genome shotgun sequence, the proteins below share one genomic window:
- the LOC144368525 gene encoding testis-expressed protein 38-like, protein MGLPGMWVPWYFGLLGLCTVITAGFILLLHLRKNLRRRQHAQQWVEVMKASTFIYNPLMYCVNKRRRYGMTATIQIDPPQPVVYTDIELQIPVLPSDPFPREDMCHNFGGRSPKEEAAVSLQPALVVSQEPSPKRMPERQTPSPFPIVFPV, encoded by the exons ATGGGCCTTCCAGGCA TGTGGGTGCCATGGTACTTCGGATTGTTGGGGCTCTGCACCGTGATAACTGCTGGCTTCATCCTCTTACTCCACTTGAGGAAGAACCTGCGGAGGAGGCAGCATGCCcagcagtgggtggaggtgatgaaAGCTTCCACCTTCATTTATAACCCACTGATGTACTGTGTCAACAAACGACGCAGATATGGCATGACGGCTACCATCCAAATAGACCCTCCCCAGCCTGTTGTCTATACTGATATTGAACTCCAAATTCCGGTTCTTCCATCAGATCCATTCCCCCGTGAAGACATGTGTCACAACTTCGGAGGTAGAAGCCCCAAGGAGGAAGCCGCTGTTTCCCTCCAACCTGCTCTGGTGGTTTCACAGGAGCCCTCACCTAAGAGGATGCCAGAGCGCCAAACCCCATCGCCCTTCCCGATTGTCTTTCCAGTGTGA